A genome region from Verrucomicrobiota bacterium includes the following:
- a CDS encoding class I SAM-dependent methyltransferase produces the protein MLDGTTKSSLARRRLSGRLRMTALVGVLFGAALAYVCHFPLPDFFAEAEPTYLERLFFKLTKTSPARGPDVIFVPTPQAAVNRMLELAELKPGDVLYDLGCGDGRFVVTAAKKYGVRAAGVDIDPMRIAQSQRNVKTNGVAHLVTILKADIFQLDFSDATVVTLYLLPELNVRLMPRLAQLKPGTRILSFDFDMRGAKPRAVEEIRPAETQRTHRIYQWTVPWEPE, from the coding sequence ATGCTCGACGGGACCACTAAGTCATCGCTTGCCCGGCGGCGTTTGTCTGGCCGGCTCAGAATGACGGCACTCGTCGGGGTCTTGTTCGGAGCAGCGCTGGCTTACGTGTGCCATTTCCCGCTGCCGGATTTCTTCGCCGAAGCGGAGCCCACCTACCTCGAACGACTGTTTTTCAAGCTGACGAAGACGTCGCCGGCGCGGGGCCCAGATGTCATTTTCGTCCCCACGCCGCAGGCCGCCGTGAACCGGATGCTTGAACTCGCGGAACTCAAGCCGGGCGACGTGCTCTACGACCTCGGCTGCGGCGACGGGCGTTTCGTCGTCACCGCAGCCAAGAAATACGGGGTGCGGGCCGCGGGCGTGGACATCGATCCCATGCGGATCGCGCAGTCTCAGCGCAACGTCAAAACGAACGGCGTCGCCCACCTGGTGACGATCCTCAAAGCGGACATTTTTCAACTGGATTTCAGCGACGCGACCGTGGTGACGCTGTATCTGCTCCCGGAGTTGAACGTTCGGCTCATGCCCAGGCTGGCGCAACTTAAGCCGGGCACGCGCATTCTTTCGTTCGATTTTGATATGCGGGGCGCGAAGCCGAGAGCCGTGGAGGAGATTCGCCCGGCGGAAACTCAGAGAACGCACCGAATTTACCAATGGACGGTTCCCTGGGAACCGGAGTGA
- a CDS encoding pyridoxal phosphate-dependent aminotransferase, with product MQAVQSPIIPVVGELIKNHPRTISLGQGVVHYGPPKEAFDQLSQFLAEPENHKYKLVQGIPPLLEILKAKLESENRIQLGEANALIVTAGGNMAFMNAVLAITDPGDEVILQTPYYFNHEMAVVMAGCRPVLVSTDENYQLRPEAIRQAITSRTRAVVTISPNNPTGAVYPEQALREVNALCRDRGVFHIHDEAYEYFTYDDARHFSPASIPDSAPHTISLFSLSKAFGFASWRIGYMVIPERLLVSVKKIQDTILICAPVISQFAAVGALKAGRAYCQSQMASIIEVRKLFLKELESLKTFCTIPAASGAFYFLLRLRIDWKPMDLVERLIRDFRVAVIPGTTFGLETGCCLRVAYGALREETAREGIGRLVRGLKTLIKA from the coding sequence ATGCAAGCCGTGCAGTCGCCGATCATCCCGGTCGTCGGCGAGCTGATCAAGAATCACCCGCGAACGATTTCCCTGGGCCAGGGCGTCGTTCACTACGGCCCGCCGAAGGAAGCCTTCGATCAGCTCAGCCAATTTCTCGCCGAGCCGGAGAATCACAAATACAAACTGGTCCAGGGCATCCCGCCCTTGCTCGAAATCCTGAAGGCGAAGCTTGAATCGGAAAACAGAATCCAACTTGGCGAAGCGAACGCTTTGATCGTCACTGCGGGCGGCAACATGGCATTTATGAACGCCGTGCTGGCCATCACCGATCCGGGCGATGAGGTGATTCTTCAGACGCCCTATTACTTCAATCACGAAATGGCGGTGGTGATGGCCGGTTGCCGGCCGGTGCTCGTGTCCACGGACGAGAATTATCAACTGCGGCCGGAGGCGATTCGCCAGGCCATCACGTCTCGGACCCGCGCCGTGGTTACGATCTCCCCCAATAACCCGACGGGCGCGGTGTATCCCGAACAGGCCCTCCGTGAAGTCAATGCCCTGTGCCGCGACCGCGGCGTGTTTCATATCCACGATGAAGCCTACGAATATTTCACGTACGACGACGCGCGGCATTTCTCGCCCGCTTCAATCCCGGACAGCGCTCCGCACACGATTTCGTTGTTCTCGCTCTCGAAGGCTTTTGGATTCGCAAGCTGGCGCATTGGTTACATGGTGATCCCGGAGCGCTTGCTGGTCTCGGTGAAGAAGATTCAAGACACGATTCTGATTTGCGCGCCGGTGATCTCTCAATTCGCGGCCGTGGGCGCGCTCAAGGCCGGACGGGCGTACTGCCAATCGCAAATGGCTTCCATCATCGAGGTGCGCAAGTTGTTCCTCAAAGAATTGGAAAGCCTCAAGACGTTCTGCACGATTCCGGCCGCATCCGGTGCATTCTATTTTCTGCTGCGATTGCGCATCGACTGGAAACCCATGGACCTGGTGGAACGGCTGATTCGTGATTTTCGCGTGGCAGTGATCCCTGGCACCACTTTCGGTCTCGAAACCGGCTGCTGCCTTCGCGTGGCGTACGGCGCGTTGCGTGAAGAAACGGCTCGAGAGGGGATTGGACGCCTGGTGCGAGGTCTGAAGACGCTTATCAAAGCTTAG